The following proteins are co-located in the Micromonospora coriariae genome:
- a CDS encoding carboxypeptidase regulatory-like domain-containing protein: protein MSRRLLRALAVTAIAVSTLVAQGFPGAMGVARAAPLTTTSTGFATTVTGPGPSSGWRLERVCSGPVRAGYAQCHSIRRTPPTASTQPSPSTSRQAGAAETVYGYGPADLASAYNLPAAAGDGVTVAVVAAFDNPTAEADLAVYREHWGLPPCTTDNGCFKKIDQRGGQNYPTPDESWAGEISLDLDTVSAVCPRCHLLLVEADTNSAEDLGQAVDQAVASGAHVVSNSYGGPEDADLSSTYGKHYRHPGVAIVASSGDSGYGMSFPASSPHVTAIGGTSLSRDDTTSRGWTEQVWNNYSGAPGSGCSAVESKPYFQADPGCDGRTVADVSALADPLNGLAVYQTFGGYGWAQYGGTSLAAPIIAGVYALAGRTPAGDMPNWYPYAASAGSLNDITTGRNGTCEPAAAYLCTASEGFDGPTGLGTPNGVSAFRAPGPHGHVAGTVTDASSHAPVANATVTVSSSGHSVTATTDAAGRYYVTEPVGTFTVAVAAFGYVDVARSVEITDGQTSTVDFALHAQPLVTLSGTVKDGSGHGWPLYATVSAPGTPLPAVRTDPFTGRYRMRVPVQSALTLRVRAEPAGYRTADAQVTIDATDVGRDIAVSVDDEICKAAGYHHNYAGLPAQPFESTDVPEGWQVDNATEDGGWEFNRGTVIPRTNETTGSGNFALIDTQLQDRKDTTLTTPPVDLTDVDHPVVGLRTRFVGYLPTQSADVGVSIDGGATWSTIWKQDGLAIINGPLSLPIPKAANRRGVLVRFHYAGQFARYWELDDVYVGRRTCDPVAGGIVAGRVLDATTGDGVDGATVAAVAHPDAQARSVATPDDDNVGDGYFALFAPGDGDQQFTGSARNRVSLTRSVHVATNAVTRADFSLAAAALTVSPATVTRNVRLGESGQAELTVTNSGSAEAHVSLVEQPGGFTPLSAPPAAAAAVPVRRVPGVAAGGRHTAGGQRVVAAPTVTSPPAMTASAAPGGPAWAPLADYPGGPIMDNAMVRGDDGKVYVVGGTPDGYGPTAKGYVYDPVRLLWSALPDLPVPVQKPVAAFVAGRLVVAGGWGPLDAVTDVQIYDPANGAWTRGAPLPAPRGAAGSAVLDGLLYVVSGCDVGDCMTATTSVFVYDPVRDRWSSRADYPASEAFMSCGGLAGRVICAGGVDFGTGNGSAAAYSYEPRTDVWTRVADLPTGWWGAASAVANGQLLLSGGVAGGTGPTSSVTNEGHAYDPVAGKWQALPNAPAPFYRGAAACGVYRVGGARQHFEATASTQELPGYDICGPSGDVPWLSESDSAFTLPPGESKTVTLKLDAGNASTVDQPGDYSAALAVRVDGPVQPAPVQVTMHVDPPKRWGRLSGTVSGAGCTGSVGPLSRATVTVRTKRSTTTLWTDEAGNWSVWVDKRDSPITLVYSKDGFSSLTKRVTVRSGSTVSTDVVLQPARC from the coding sequence ATGTCGCGTCGTTTGTTACGCGCGCTCGCGGTGACCGCCATAGCTGTCAGCACACTGGTCGCCCAAGGTTTTCCCGGTGCCATGGGCGTGGCCCGCGCGGCTCCGCTGACCACGACATCCACAGGTTTCGCCACCACCGTGACCGGCCCTGGCCCGTCCAGCGGGTGGCGGCTCGAGCGAGTGTGCAGCGGGCCCGTGCGGGCGGGGTACGCACAGTGCCATTCGATCCGCCGCACCCCGCCCACGGCGTCGACGCAGCCGTCGCCATCGACGTCCAGGCAGGCCGGCGCCGCCGAGACGGTCTACGGGTACGGGCCGGCCGACCTCGCCTCGGCGTACAACCTCCCCGCCGCGGCGGGTGACGGCGTCACGGTCGCGGTCGTGGCAGCCTTCGACAACCCGACGGCCGAGGCCGACCTCGCGGTCTATCGGGAACACTGGGGCCTGCCCCCGTGCACCACCGACAACGGCTGCTTCAAGAAGATCGACCAGCGCGGCGGCCAGAACTACCCCACACCAGATGAATCGTGGGCCGGGGAGATCTCGCTCGACCTCGACACCGTGTCGGCGGTGTGCCCGCGCTGCCACCTCCTGTTGGTCGAGGCCGACACCAACTCAGCCGAGGACCTGGGCCAGGCCGTCGACCAGGCCGTCGCCAGTGGCGCGCATGTGGTGTCGAACTCCTACGGCGGTCCGGAGGACGCCGACCTGAGCTCGACCTACGGCAAGCACTACCGGCACCCGGGGGTGGCGATCGTGGCGTCCTCCGGCGACAGCGGGTACGGCATGTCCTTTCCCGCCTCGTCGCCGCACGTGACGGCCATCGGTGGCACCTCGCTCTCCCGCGACGACACCACCAGCCGCGGCTGGACCGAGCAGGTGTGGAACAACTACTCCGGGGCGCCGGGCAGCGGATGTTCCGCGGTGGAATCGAAGCCCTACTTCCAGGCCGATCCCGGATGCGACGGCCGCACCGTCGCCGACGTGTCCGCCCTCGCCGACCCGCTCAATGGTCTGGCCGTCTACCAGACCTTCGGCGGCTACGGCTGGGCGCAGTACGGGGGCACGAGCCTCGCCGCCCCGATCATCGCCGGCGTGTACGCACTCGCCGGTCGGACGCCGGCCGGCGACATGCCGAACTGGTACCCCTACGCCGCGTCGGCCGGCAGCCTCAACGACATCACCACGGGCAGGAACGGCACCTGCGAGCCGGCGGCGGCGTACCTGTGCACCGCCAGTGAGGGGTTCGACGGCCCGACGGGCCTCGGAACCCCGAACGGTGTCTCCGCATTTCGGGCACCTGGCCCCCACGGCCATGTCGCGGGCACCGTGACCGACGCGAGCAGCCACGCGCCGGTCGCGAACGCCACCGTCACGGTGAGCAGCAGCGGTCACAGCGTCACCGCCACCACCGATGCCGCCGGGCGGTACTACGTCACCGAACCCGTCGGCACGTTCACCGTGGCGGTCGCCGCGTTCGGCTACGTCGACGTGGCTCGTAGCGTCGAGATCACCGACGGGCAGACGTCCACGGTGGATTTCGCGCTGCACGCCCAGCCGCTGGTCACGCTCTCCGGCACGGTGAAAGACGGTTCCGGGCACGGCTGGCCGCTGTACGCCACGGTGTCCGCACCCGGCACGCCACTGCCGGCCGTGCGCACCGATCCCTTCACCGGCCGCTACCGCATGCGGGTGCCCGTACAGTCCGCCCTGACCCTGCGCGTACGGGCCGAGCCGGCCGGATACCGGACCGCCGACGCGCAGGTCACCATCGACGCCACCGACGTCGGCCGGGACATCGCGGTGTCCGTGGACGACGAGATCTGCAAGGCCGCCGGCTATCACCACAACTACGCCGGATTGCCCGCCCAACCGTTCGAATCCACCGATGTGCCGGAGGGTTGGCAGGTCGACAACGCGACCGAGGACGGCGGGTGGGAGTTCAACCGGGGCACGGTGATCCCGCGTACCAACGAGACGACGGGCAGCGGAAACTTCGCCCTCATCGACACCCAGTTGCAGGACCGCAAGGACACCACGCTCACCACACCGCCGGTCGACCTCACCGACGTCGATCATCCCGTCGTCGGGCTGCGCACCCGCTTCGTCGGGTACCTGCCGACGCAGTCGGCCGACGTGGGCGTGTCCATCGACGGCGGCGCCACCTGGTCGACGATCTGGAAGCAGGACGGGCTGGCCATCATCAACGGGCCGCTGTCCCTGCCAATCCCGAAGGCGGCCAACCGCCGCGGGGTGCTGGTGCGGTTCCACTACGCTGGGCAGTTCGCCCGTTACTGGGAACTCGACGACGTCTACGTCGGCAGGCGTACCTGTGACCCGGTGGCCGGCGGGATCGTCGCCGGACGGGTCCTCGACGCGACCACCGGCGACGGCGTCGACGGGGCCACCGTGGCGGCGGTCGCCCACCCGGACGCGCAGGCCAGGTCGGTGGCCACGCCCGACGACGACAACGTCGGCGACGGCTACTTCGCCCTGTTCGCGCCGGGCGACGGTGACCAGCAGTTCACCGGTTCGGCGCGCAACCGGGTCAGCCTCACCCGGTCGGTGCACGTCGCAACCAACGCGGTCACCAGGGCCGACTTCTCGCTGGCCGCCGCGGCGCTCACCGTCAGCCCGGCGACGGTGACGCGGAACGTGCGGCTCGGCGAGAGCGGGCAGGCGGAACTCACCGTCACCAACTCCGGGTCGGCGGAAGCGCACGTCTCCCTCGTGGAGCAGCCCGGCGGCTTCACCCCGCTCAGCGCGCCGCCCGCCGCCGCAGCGGCGGTTCCGGTGCGACGGGTCCCCGGCGTCGCCGCCGGCGGCCGGCACACCGCCGGCGGGCAGCGGGTCGTCGCAGCGCCGACCGTCACCTCCCCGCCGGCCATGACCGCCTCGGCAGCGCCCGGCGGTCCGGCGTGGGCGCCGCTGGCCGACTATCCGGGCGGCCCGATCATGGACAACGCGATGGTCCGCGGCGACGACGGCAAGGTCTACGTCGTCGGTGGCACGCCTGACGGGTACGGACCCACGGCGAAGGGGTACGTCTACGACCCGGTCCGGCTGCTGTGGTCGGCACTGCCGGACCTGCCAGTGCCCGTGCAGAAGCCGGTGGCGGCGTTCGTCGCCGGCCGACTTGTCGTCGCCGGCGGCTGGGGACCGCTGGACGCGGTCACCGACGTGCAGATCTACGACCCGGCGAACGGAGCGTGGACGCGCGGCGCGCCGCTGCCCGCACCGCGCGGCGCCGCCGGCAGTGCCGTGCTCGACGGCCTGCTGTACGTGGTCTCCGGCTGCGACGTCGGTGACTGCATGACCGCCACCACCAGCGTCTTCGTGTACGACCCGGTACGCGACCGGTGGAGCAGCAGGGCGGACTACCCGGCGAGCGAGGCGTTCATGTCCTGCGGCGGACTAGCCGGACGGGTCATCTGCGCCGGAGGTGTCGACTTCGGGACCGGCAACGGGTCGGCCGCCGCCTACTCGTACGAGCCGCGCACGGACGTGTGGACCCGCGTCGCCGACCTGCCGACCGGCTGGTGGGGCGCGGCGTCGGCGGTCGCCAACGGGCAGCTGCTGCTGAGTGGCGGCGTCGCCGGTGGCACGGGCCCGACGTCGTCCGTCACCAACGAGGGCCACGCGTACGATCCGGTGGCCGGTAAATGGCAGGCACTGCCGAACGCACCCGCGCCGTTCTATCGCGGCGCTGCCGCGTGTGGCGTCTACCGGGTCGGCGGGGCGCGGCAACACTTCGAGGCCACGGCGAGCACCCAGGAGCTGCCGGGATACGACATCTGCGGCCCGTCCGGCGACGTGCCGTGGCTCTCCGAGAGCGACAGCGCCTTCACCCTTCCGCCTGGGGAGAGCAAGACCGTGACGCTCAAGCTGGACGCCGGCAACGCGTCAACCGTGGACCAGCCGGGCGACTACAGCGCCGCACTGGCGGTCCGGGTCGACGGCCCCGTGCAGCCCGCACCGGTCCAGGTCACGATGCACGTCGATCCGCCGAAGAGGTGGGGCCGGCTGAGCGGCACGGTCAGTGGTGCCGGTTGTACCGGTTCCGTCGGGCCGCTGTCGCGCGCCACCGTCACGGTTCGGACGAAGCGCTCCACCACCACCCTGTGGACCGACGAGGCCGGCAACTGGTCGGTCTGGGTCGACAAGCGGGACAGCCCGATCACGCTGGTCTACTCCAAGGACGGATTCAGCAGTCTGACAAAGAGGGTCACGGTGCGGTCCGGTAGCACGGTCAGCACCGACGTGGTCCTGCAGCCAGCTCGCTGCTGA
- a CDS encoding site-specific integrase: MFFVRISDWDCPEAPIRIPIIPADRPRQDHPLPKALDDASAAKLLRAAQAEPRALTRVVVEVLLRTGLRVGEFTALQADAIVLIGAAHWLHVPVGKLHEDR; the protein is encoded by the coding sequence ATGTTCTTCGTCCGCATCAGCGACTGGGACTGCCCCGAAGCTCCCATCCGGATCCCGATCATCCCCGCCGACCGACCGCGACAGGACCACCCCCTGCCGAAGGCCCTCGACGACGCGTCCGCGGCGAAACTGCTACGCGCCGCCCAAGCCGAACCCCGCGCGCTCACCCGCGTCGTGGTCGAAGTGCTGCTACGCACCGGACTACGCGTCGGCGAGTTCACCGCCCTGCAAGCCGACGCGATCGTGCTCATCGGCGCCGCGCACTGGCTGCACGTCCCGGTCGGCAAACTCCACGAGGACCGGTGA
- a CDS encoding tyrosine-type recombinase/integrase has protein sequence MFFSVVGKAPGRVVAADVLAFVTAQYAGGPARRLQAAGDSAGVSARTVRRRLSSVSGLFAFLQARGDVEANPVPRGLPTRRERQRPRQGVPLVRTPRTLPRILQPVQVDALLAALRMHRDRAMCEAMVLGGLRRCEVLGLRLDDLQVAARRVFIAEGKGGHQRQIPVSGRFFTSVAAYLHHERPSGIATDRLFVVLKGPRRGRPLSPAGLDQILDSARQRAGLGTVTCHQLRHTCLTRLREAGMALEAVQAQAGHASIESTRIYLHLADDWLASQYRRAAEAIDAQLFSGKPLPRNAVSLIEGGR, from the coding sequence GTGTTCTTCAGCGTGGTCGGTAAGGCGCCGGGCCGGGTCGTCGCGGCCGACGTGCTGGCGTTCGTAACCGCGCAGTATGCCGGCGGCCCGGCACGACGGTTGCAGGCCGCCGGTGACAGCGCTGGTGTGTCGGCCCGGACGGTCCGGCGGCGGCTGTCAAGCGTGTCCGGGTTGTTCGCGTTCCTGCAGGCCCGTGGTGATGTCGAGGCGAACCCGGTGCCCCGAGGTTTGCCGACACGCCGCGAACGGCAGCGACCCCGTCAGGGCGTGCCGCTGGTACGCACGCCACGCACCCTGCCGCGGATTCTGCAGCCGGTCCAGGTCGATGCGCTGCTAGCGGCGTTGCGCATGCACCGGGACCGGGCCATGTGTGAGGCGATGGTGCTGGGTGGGCTGCGCCGCTGTGAGGTCCTCGGTCTGCGGCTGGACGATCTGCAGGTCGCTGCCCGGCGGGTGTTCATCGCCGAGGGCAAGGGCGGCCATCAGCGGCAGATCCCGGTCTCCGGCCGGTTCTTCACCTCCGTGGCCGCCTACCTGCACCACGAACGCCCGTCCGGTATCGCCACCGACCGGCTGTTCGTGGTGCTGAAAGGCCCTCGCCGGGGCCGGCCGCTGTCACCGGCTGGGCTGGATCAGATCCTGGACTCGGCCCGGCAGCGGGCCGGGCTGGGCACGGTGACCTGCCATCAGCTGCGGCACACCTGCCTGACCCGGCTGCGGGAGGCCGGCATGGCCCTGGAGGCGGTCCAGGCCCAGGCCGGGCACGCCTCGATCGAGTCCACCCGCATCTACCTGCACCTGGCCGACGACTGGCTGGCCTCGCAGTACCGGCGGGCCGCCGAGGCGATCGACGCGCAACTGTTCTCCGGAAAACCGTTACCCCGCAACGCCGTCAGCCTGATCGAGGGTGGACGGTGA
- a CDS encoding zinc-dependent alcohol dehydrogenase family protein codes for MRGLVYGGPGVRSWTEIPDARIEDPRDAIIQVDAVTICGTDLHILGGDVPEVTEGTVLGHEAVGTIVETGSGVAGLVPGDRVLASCISACGICRYCRQGAYGQCRGGGGWILGHLVNGVQSEYARIPFADLSTYKLPDRVDDESAVLLADILPTSYEVGVLNGHVRPGDTVAIVGAGPIGLAAVLTARLFSPAHIIVIDKAESRLQAAKVFGADTTVLVGSDDALDTVRALTGGLGADVAMEAVGTPQTFELCTTLVRPGGRVANIGVHGAPATLHLEDLWIRNVTITTGLVNTYSTPKLLDMLVAGQLDLGHMVTHRFGLNEFMAAYDVFADAGRSGALKVVLSR; via the coding sequence ATGAGAGGCCTTGTGTACGGCGGACCAGGCGTCCGATCGTGGACGGAGATCCCGGACGCCCGAATCGAAGACCCGCGCGACGCGATCATCCAAGTCGACGCGGTCACCATCTGCGGCACCGATCTGCACATCCTGGGCGGCGACGTGCCGGAGGTCACGGAGGGCACGGTGCTGGGGCATGAAGCGGTCGGCACGATAGTCGAGACCGGAAGCGGTGTCGCCGGACTGGTACCCGGTGACCGGGTGCTGGCCTCGTGCATCTCCGCCTGCGGCATCTGCCGCTACTGCCGCCAAGGAGCGTACGGCCAATGCCGCGGTGGCGGTGGCTGGATCCTCGGCCACCTTGTGAACGGGGTGCAGTCCGAGTACGCCCGCATCCCGTTCGCGGACCTGTCCACCTACAAACTACCCGACCGGGTCGACGACGAATCCGCCGTGCTGCTGGCCGACATCCTGCCCACCTCGTACGAGGTCGGTGTGCTCAACGGCCACGTCCGGCCGGGTGACACCGTGGCCATCGTGGGTGCCGGGCCGATCGGGCTCGCCGCCGTGCTGACAGCGCGACTCTTCTCGCCCGCGCACATCATCGTGATCGACAAAGCAGAGAGCCGTCTACAGGCAGCGAAAGTCTTCGGCGCCGACACCACCGTTCTCGTGGGCTCGGACGACGCCCTCGACACCGTGCGGGCACTGACCGGCGGCCTCGGCGCCGATGTGGCGATGGAGGCGGTCGGCACACCCCAGACGTTCGAGCTGTGCACCACGCTGGTCCGGCCTGGAGGCCGAGTCGCCAACATCGGCGTGCACGGCGCGCCGGCCACCCTGCACCTGGAAGACCTGTGGATCCGCAACGTCACCATCACCACCGGCCTGGTCAACACCTACTCCACCCCGAAACTGCTGGACATGCTGGTCGCGGGACAGCTTGATCTCGGGCACATGGTCACGCACCGCTTCGGCCTGAACGAGTTCATGGCTGCGTACGACGTGTTCGCCGACGCCGGACGCTCCGGCGCGCTGAAGGTGGTGTTGTCGCGATGA
- a CDS encoding CBS domain-containing protein: MSAWRVDDVMTKAVVSVQPTATYREVVDLLIGRRFSAVPVVDGFEHVTGVISEADLLRKIEYAGEDAPRLFEGRRRRGERAKAHAATAADLMSSPPVVALSGTPIAAAARVMDVEHVKRLPVVDDLGRLIGIVSRGDLLKVHLRPDDEISADICRNVFEVLLPDGSEQVDVAVAEGVVRLTGPIDRRSTANMAIRLTRQVPGVVDVIDKFNVAFQDTDTTGASVFIVA, translated from the coding sequence ATGTCGGCGTGGAGAGTGGACGATGTAATGACCAAGGCGGTCGTGTCGGTGCAGCCGACGGCGACCTACCGCGAAGTGGTAGATCTGCTGATCGGCCGGCGCTTCAGTGCCGTACCGGTCGTGGACGGGTTCGAGCACGTGACCGGCGTGATCTCCGAGGCGGATCTGCTTCGTAAGATCGAGTACGCGGGTGAGGACGCGCCTCGGCTGTTCGAGGGACGCCGTCGCCGGGGCGAGCGAGCCAAGGCGCACGCGGCCACCGCCGCCGACCTGATGAGCAGCCCGCCGGTGGTGGCACTCAGCGGGACGCCGATCGCGGCCGCCGCCCGGGTCATGGACGTCGAGCACGTGAAGCGGTTGCCGGTCGTCGACGATCTGGGCCGGCTGATCGGCATCGTCTCCCGCGGTGATCTGCTCAAGGTCCACCTGCGGCCGGACGACGAGATCAGCGCCGACATCTGCCGCAACGTCTTCGAGGTCTTGCTGCCCGACGGCTCCGAACAGGTGGACGTCGCCGTGGCCGAAGGAGTGGTGAGGCTGACCGGGCCGATCGACCGGCGCTCGACCGCCAACATGGCGATCCGCCTGACCCGGCAGGTCCCCGGCGTCGTGGACGTGATCGACAAGTTCAACGTCGCGTTCCAGGACACGGACACCACCGGCGCCAGCGTCTTCATCGTCGCTTGA
- a CDS encoding cyclic nucleotide-binding domain-containing protein, protein MPSLSVFDLLAMHDFVADLPSNWLHRLAVAGRPVYFAAGRRLCREDAPAEQFWLLHFGAVAVDFSVPGRGNIVVERVGAGAPVGWTW, encoded by the coding sequence ATGCCGTCGTTGAGCGTCTTCGACCTGCTCGCCATGCATGACTTCGTCGCCGACCTTCCGTCGAACTGGCTGCATCGGCTCGCCGTGGCTGGGCGACCGGTGTACTTCGCTGCCGGGCGCCGGCTATGCCGCGAAGACGCGCCTGCTGAGCAATTCTGGTTGCTCCACTTCGGCGCTGTCGCGGTCGACTTCTCCGTTCCGGGCCGCGGCAACATCGTCGTCGAGCGTGTCGGTGCCGGCGCGCCGGTCGGCTGGACGTGGTGA
- a CDS encoding nitroreductase/quinone reductase family protein has protein sequence MLLTDSLKRWMYRGGRPQGLARLMNRFSAIQFRAGLLVPSNWATLEVRGRRTGRMVSCPLVVARYEGREYLVSMLGNDANWVANVRAAGGDAVLSHGRRESIHLSEVAVPDKPPILRRYLEKAPGARPHIPVDRHAPLEAFEAIAEDYPVFLVTRPAS, from the coding sequence ATGCTGCTCACAGATTCCTTGAAGCGCTGGATGTACCGTGGCGGACGCCCGCAGGGCTTGGCCCGCTTGATGAATCGCTTCTCAGCTATCCAGTTCCGGGCCGGCCTGCTCGTGCCGTCCAACTGGGCGACTCTCGAGGTGCGTGGGCGGCGTACGGGCCGAATGGTGTCCTGCCCGCTCGTGGTTGCCAGATACGAAGGCCGGGAGTATCTGGTCTCCATGCTCGGCAACGACGCCAACTGGGTCGCAAACGTGCGTGCCGCTGGCGGCGACGCTGTTCTGAGCCACGGGCGCAGGGAGAGCATCCATCTCAGCGAGGTAGCGGTGCCGGACAAACCGCCGATTCTGCGCCGCTACCTGGAGAAGGCCCCCGGAGCGCGACCGCACATCCCGGTCGATCGGCATGCCCCGCTCGAGGCATTCGAGGCGATCGCGGAGGACTACCCGGTGTTCCTCGTAACTCGTCCCGCCTCGTAG
- a CDS encoding phosphoketolase family protein has translation MTAVVSDLLQTLAEPDEAELARLDAWWRAANYLTIGQIYLKANPLLRQALSAEHIKPRLLGHWGTSPGLSLIYAHVSRLIRHTGQQAIYLAGPGHGGPALVAAGYLEGTYSEIYPQIAQDEDGVRKLFRQFSSPGGIPSHVSVTTPGSIHEGGELGYVLVHAFGAVMDNPDLLAIAVVGDGEAETGPLEGSWKGVSFINPARDGAVLPILHLNGAKISGPTVLARKHADEVRELLRGHGYDVIEVSGEDLPGMHYRFAEALATAWGRIRAIQTAARNGEWDGTRPVWPLIVLRSPKGWTGPEEVDGVRVTGTWRSHQVPLSGVRDNPEHLAILEQWLKSYRPEELFDATGAPTALIREQAPAGDLRMSASPHANGGVLTRALDLPDFRDYAFPVTQPATEHAESTRRLGEMMRDIYVRNPQTFRLFCPDETNSNRLGAIFEVSDRAFMERVGPGDVATSRDGRVMEVLSEHNCHGWLEGYNLTGRHGMFATYEAFAMVSASQTVQHGKWLQEAKNLPWRAKVPSLNVLLTSTAWRNDHNGFSHQGPGLIQVVLTQRGDVARVYLPPDANTLLSVADHCFRSRSYVNLIVIDKQPQLQYLTMDEAIEHCTRGAGVWDWAGTDDDGSDPDIVLACAGDVVTMETVAAAQILRDRLPGFKVRVVNVVDLMTLPRQKDHSHGMSETQFTELFTDTVDVVFAFHGYPGAIHQLVHGRPDADRFRVRGFIEQGTTTTPFDMTVRNKASRYHLVMDAINNAHRLPRGAADLKAWCEAQLKRHEAYVIEHLEDMPEVRNWSLDTAAK, from the coding sequence GTGACCGCGGTTGTGTCCGACCTGCTGCAGACCCTGGCCGAACCCGACGAGGCCGAGCTCGCCCGCCTCGACGCGTGGTGGCGGGCCGCCAATTACTTGACCATCGGGCAGATCTACCTCAAGGCGAATCCGCTGCTGCGCCAGGCCCTTTCCGCGGAGCACATCAAGCCCCGGCTGCTCGGACACTGGGGAACCAGCCCGGGCCTGTCGCTCATCTACGCCCACGTGTCGAGGCTGATCCGGCACACCGGCCAGCAGGCCATCTACCTGGCCGGGCCCGGCCACGGCGGCCCGGCGCTGGTCGCCGCCGGCTACCTGGAGGGCACGTACTCGGAGATCTATCCGCAGATTGCCCAGGACGAGGACGGCGTGCGGAAGCTGTTCCGCCAGTTCTCCAGCCCCGGCGGCATCCCCAGCCACGTCTCGGTCACGACGCCCGGATCGATCCACGAGGGCGGCGAGCTCGGCTACGTGCTGGTCCACGCGTTCGGCGCGGTCATGGACAACCCGGACCTGCTGGCGATCGCGGTGGTCGGCGACGGTGAAGCCGAGACCGGCCCGCTCGAGGGCTCCTGGAAGGGCGTGTCGTTCATCAACCCCGCCCGCGACGGAGCTGTGCTGCCGATCCTGCACCTCAACGGCGCCAAGATCTCCGGCCCCACCGTGCTGGCCCGCAAGCACGCCGACGAGGTGCGGGAACTGCTGCGCGGTCACGGCTACGACGTCATCGAAGTTTCCGGTGAGGACCTGCCCGGCATGCACTACCGGTTCGCCGAAGCGCTCGCTACGGCCTGGGGCCGCATCCGCGCCATCCAGACCGCGGCACGCAACGGCGAATGGGACGGGACCCGGCCGGTCTGGCCACTGATCGTCCTCCGCTCGCCCAAGGGCTGGACCGGACCGGAGGAAGTCGACGGCGTGCGCGTCACCGGCACGTGGCGATCGCACCAGGTGCCGCTGTCCGGCGTGCGCGACAACCCGGAACACCTGGCGATCCTCGAGCAGTGGCTCAAGTCGTACCGCCCCGAGGAGCTCTTCGACGCGACCGGAGCGCCGACCGCTCTGATCCGCGAGCAGGCGCCCGCCGGCGATCTCCGGATGAGCGCCTCGCCGCACGCCAACGGCGGCGTCCTGACCCGCGCTCTCGACCTGCCTGACTTCCGCGACTACGCCTTCCCGGTGACGCAACCGGCGACTGAGCATGCCGAGTCGACCCGCCGGCTCGGCGAGATGATGCGCGACATCTACGTCCGCAACCCGCAGACCTTCCGGCTGTTCTGCCCCGACGAGACCAACAGCAACCGCCTCGGTGCTATCTTCGAGGTCTCCGACCGGGCGTTCATGGAGCGTGTCGGCCCCGGCGATGTGGCGACCAGCCGCGACGGCCGGGTGATGGAGGTGCTGTCCGAGCACAACTGCCACGGCTGGCTCGAGGGCTACAACCTGACCGGCCGACACGGGATGTTCGCCACCTACGAGGCCTTCGCGATGGTGAGCGCGTCCCAGACCGTGCAGCACGGTAAGTGGCTGCAGGAGGCGAAGAACCTGCCCTGGCGGGCCAAGGTGCCCAGCCTCAACGTGCTGCTCACCTCTACGGCGTGGCGCAACGACCACAACGGCTTCTCCCATCAGGGCCCAGGCCTGATCCAGGTGGTGCTCACCCAGCGCGGCGACGTGGCTCGCGTCTACCTGCCGCCGGACGCCAACACCCTGCTGTCGGTCGCGGATCACTGCTTCCGGTCGCGGTCGTACGTCAACCTGATCGTCATCGACAAGCAGCCGCAGCTGCAGTACCTCACCATGGACGAGGCCATCGAGCACTGCACCCGCGGTGCGGGTGTCTGGGACTGGGCCGGCACCGACGACGACGGCAGCGATCCCGACATCGTGCTCGCCTGCGCCGGCGACGTGGTCACCATGGAAACCGTCGCCGCGGCGCAGATTCTCCGGGACCGGCTCCCCGGCTTCAAGGTCCGGGTCGTCAACGTCGTCGACCTGATGACGCTGCCGCGGCAGAAGGACCACTCGCACGGCATGAGCGAAACCCAGTTCACCGAACTGTTCACTGACACCGTCGACGTGGTCTTCGCCTTCCACGGCTACCCGGGCGCCATCCACCAGCTCGTGCACGGGCGGCCCGACGCCGACCGCTTCCGGGTGCGTGGCTTCATCGAGCAGGGCACGACCACCACCCCGTTCGACATGACGGTCCGCAACAAGGCGTCGCGCTACCACCTGGTGATGGACGCGATCAACAACGCCCACCGCCTGCCCCGCGGCGCCGCCGATCTGAAGGCGTGGTGCGAGGCACAGCTCAAGCGCCACGAGGCGTACGTGATCGAACACCTGGAAGACATGCCGGAGGTTCGTAACTGGTCGCTGGACACCGCAGCGAAGTAA